The following are from one region of the Jatrophihabitans telluris genome:
- a CDS encoding metal ABC transporter ATP-binding protein has product MSDPSAGVEEPVLQLDGGTLAFGDRVLWSELDLTVRPGEFIAILGANGSGKSSLMKAILGLTPLTSGRLEIAGSPPARGSRLIGYVPQERRLAPSSPIRVRDLVGLGIDGASWGIGWPNRSRRLRIERILASVGALHLADVPVHQLSGGEQQRIRIGQALSTDPRLLLCDEPLLSLDLTHQRTVVSLIDHCRAERGTAVLFVTHEINPVLPYVDRVLYLADGQFRIGTVAEVMTSESLSALYGSPIEVVRVGGRILIAGVPDLSEDEHHHATEAPPHPVVAHRAAP; this is encoded by the coding sequence GTGAGCGACCCATCCGCCGGCGTCGAGGAACCGGTCCTGCAGCTCGACGGGGGGACCCTGGCCTTCGGCGACCGGGTGCTGTGGTCCGAGCTTGATCTGACCGTCCGTCCCGGTGAATTCATCGCCATCCTCGGCGCGAACGGATCGGGGAAGTCCAGCCTGATGAAGGCGATCCTCGGCTTGACCCCGTTGACGTCCGGCCGCCTGGAGATCGCGGGCAGCCCGCCGGCCCGCGGGTCGCGGCTCATCGGTTACGTCCCCCAGGAACGGCGGCTGGCACCGAGCAGTCCGATCCGGGTCCGCGATCTGGTCGGCCTCGGGATCGACGGTGCGTCCTGGGGAATCGGGTGGCCGAACCGGTCCCGGCGCCTGCGGATCGAGCGAATCCTGGCCTCGGTCGGCGCGCTGCACCTGGCCGACGTCCCGGTGCACCAGCTGTCCGGTGGCGAACAGCAACGGATCCGGATCGGACAAGCGCTCTCGACCGATCCTCGGCTGCTGCTCTGCGACGAGCCCCTGCTCTCGCTCGACCTCACCCACCAGCGCACCGTCGTGAGCCTGATCGATCACTGCCGGGCCGAACGCGGCACCGCGGTGCTCTTCGTGACCCACGAGATCAACCCGGTGCTGCCCTACGTCGACCGCGTCCTGTACCTGGCCGACGGGCAGTTCCGGATCGGGACGGTAGCCGAGGTGATGACCTCAGAAAGCCTGAGCGCCCTCTACGGCTCGCCCATCGAAGTCGTCCGGGTCGGCGGACGTATTCTCATCGCCGGCGTGCCCGACCTGTCCGAGGACGAGCATCACCACGCCACCGAAGCACCCCCGCACCCCGTCGTCGCGCATCGGGCCGCGCCGTGA